TTCTAATGCATCACACTATGTATGTACAAATATGTACATACAAAAAAATTCCTTTGGGGATCATGTGAGTTTTTGCACACTTTTAGCAGGAGCACTTTCTAAAGAGGCCAACATCACTTTTACCTTCAATCTacctggaaacatggcacaTTGAGTAATCTTGTGCACAGGTGAATTTTCTGTTATATGTTGGTGCTGCCCATAGAttaattctctgatgcacaataatttaaaagatcaaatcacactgctggaactcataaggagcttcaacagaccaaagcagctctgcatcaccatgagagagaaaggaaagaaaataacttgcaaaataaaagtcccagtggcactgaaccaaacagagagagacacatataacaacatagaccaatgttttcattttagtgaagtaaTGAAGCCTAGCACTGTCTCCTGATGGTCTTTAGCATGAATGTCTTTATAATTAATGTCTTTAGCATTATGCAGAGCCCAAACAATTCTTTGTGATGattgtttcatcttcatctcacaATGAATTTGCAATGTCTTTTTCCTCTAGGAATTAGTGCTGTCCAATTTCTTAATACTTTTCCTAAGACTttacctacataaacacatttatctatgaggagtatgtcagactgctgaaatcagtaaacatggaaaaggagaaaagctgTGGGGAGTATGGGAAGAGATTTACTGAACAGAGAAATCCTCAACTGCACCagtgcattcacacaggagtgaagccatatcactgctcagagtgtgggaagagttttactacacagagaagtcttcaacggcaccagcgcattcacacaggagtgaagccatatcactgctcagagtgtgggaagagttttaccgAACAGAGTCATCTTCAAgcgcaccagcgcattcacacaggagagaagccatatcactgctcagagtgtgggaagtgttttactcaacagggtcatcttcaactgcaccagcatattcacacaggagagaagccatatcactgcttagagtgtggaaagagttttactGAAGAGAGTCgtctcaaaaaacaccagcgcattcacacaggagagaagccatatcactgcttagagtgtggaaagagttttactGAAGAGAGTAgtctcaaaaaacaccagcgcattcacacaggagagaagccgtatcactgcttagagtgtgggaagagttttaatacACAGTGTTATCTCAATGAAcatcagcgcattcacacaggagagaagccatatcactgcttagagtgtgggaagagttttactcaacagagtcatCTTCATCGGCACCAgcgtattcacacaggagagaagccatatcactgcacagagtgtgggaagagttttaatacACAGTGTTATCTCAACGAAcatcagcgcattcacacaggagagaagccatatcactgctcggagtgtgggaagagttttactacactgaAGCATCTTCAAcggcaccagcacattcacacaggagagaagccatatcactgcacagagtgtgggaagagttttactacacagagttaTCTCAGCGAAcatcagcgcattcacacaggagagaagctatATCACTGCtcggagtgtgggaagagttttactagactGATTCATCTTCAAcagcaccagcacattcacacagaagagaagccatatcactgctcagagtgtgggaagagttttactacacagagaagtcttcaactgcaccagcgcattcacacaggagagaagccatatcactgctcagagtgtgggaagagttttactcaacagggTCATCTTCAAGTGCACCAGCGctttcacacaggagagaagccatatcactgctcagagtgtgggaagagttttactacaccgAGTCATCTTCAACAGCACcatcgcattcacacaggagagaagccatatcactgctcagaatgtgggaagagttttactacacagagaagtcttcaagtgcaccagcgcattcacacaggagtgaagccatatcactgctcagagtgtgggaagagttttactcaacagggTCATCTTCAagtgcaccagcgcattcacacaggagagaagccatatcactgttcagagtgtgagaagagttttactagactGAGTCATCTTCAacagcaccagcgcattcacacaggagagaagccataacACTGCTCAGTGTGGGGAAGTCCGATGCTTCTACCTATAGGTCTAGCTAACTGTACATTTTCTGTATTGCACTAATACTGCACAGTATTTATACAGAATGAAGCAGGCTGGACAGACTACATGTGATCTGCAGTAAACAGTAGTGGGAGAGACTGAGCACAGACGTTTGATCGTTTCCTCATCAGTCATGAATGATTTTAGTTTACTCATGTTTTCACTCTCCATGGCCAGCACGGTAACTGGAGTATTCACATGCATCTCTGCCCCTGCTTTGTTAACCGACAAAGACTGAACACCAAGGATTAAATACCAGAACTAAATTACAAAATGAGACACAGCTGAAGAGGAAGTAACATGGGGCGTGACTGAACAGACTAAAAAATGATACATGATTgacagggaggcggggctagacatGACGCCCTCCTTAAAATCTCAGCATCACCTCTATTCATTGACCTACAGACAACATGGACTACACTTGCTTGTAAAGTGAACATACAAGATGCCATGTGTTTTGGATTCCTGTAAAAATATTAGGTCTGAAATTTCAACGTGTTTCaatcattttaattttttatatatatatgtgatgaaagctaatgtgaaatgtgcataAATGTTTTAACAGGGACTCCATGGAAACCATGGTGGTGTTTTTTGAGTAAACGCTCTAGAGACAGATTAAAAGCATGTTTTTAGTGAttttagtgttttgttttttctttagtTTGTTACACTCGCATCACACTCGAATGTCTTGAACATATAACAATCAAAACGTAACTTGGTAGCAACTACTACACTGAAAATAAATACCACTTTGCATTTATACAGTATGAATTACACTGTATTGTGATTGCATTATGATACTTCCCCTGGCTATGTCTCCAATAGCCTACATTGACTGATCTATTTAAATGTTGGATGAGTACTTATCAGCACACCAGGATGATGTACTTTATTGCTTTTCTGAGTGGAAATAATGCTGCAAACCTGATGGAAAAAATGCTGAGATACCCAAACAAAtctgacacactcacacttataTCACACAAATATCAGTTGGGGAAAGAGGAACAGGTATGTCCACTCTCTTCCAGGGTCTTGCTGAGTGTCCCATATGAAGACAATGTGATGGGAGATCACAGagatgaaagaaaacaaaactgagTCTCAGATATGAAGAATTTAAGGCATTTTCACAGTTTAAAATGTTTATCTGAAGTGACAAACCCAGATGTGTATCACTATGTTACTGAAACAGTGTGTTTACACCAGAGAGGCAGTGAAAGCTTACTGCAAATTGGATACATATAATTACTTTCTCAGTGGAAAAGTTGGGAATATTTGTTCCTATAGTGCAGAAGGCATCAGAATTGTATATGGTGAAGTTGGAGTAACATGCCGAACATCACTATTTCTAAAACATACTGCATGTTTCTTTGTAAGGAGTGGGGGGTTGTTTTGTTAAACTCTATATTTAATCATATGTTTTCATTTATTCAGCTTATTAGAGACAAACGTCTGTTAAAAAAGGACTTCAATCTCATTTTAGGGGTGCTTGAGCAACCCTTAAAAAGTGTCCAGACATGCATATGGTGTGTGCCTTTTTGGAACAGGCTTGCTGTTatctttatatttttatataaggAGAACTTGCACTGTAAACCCAGATAAGTAGACTCTACTTAAAAAAACTGAGGTAACTCGTTGCCTCAAATTTTTTAAGTAATGAAGCATTAGTTAAGTAAGTGAATTGGACTATGTTCAATGTACTTGAAGCTCCTAATGGAATGGAATAGAACATTTAAGTTGAATGTACTAATAACCAAGTTACAGTAACTAAAGATACTTAGTTTATACAACCATTCCCCACCCATTTATTTAACTCAGCATGTTTAGTATTACTACATCACTAATTCAACTAAATGGTGTACTCTAACAGAACAAACTTAACTTTTTTAGCTTCTGAAACTCAAAATATGTATTTCAATCAACAGAGCCATGTAAAATACATACAACTGCAGCATTACATTGATccaaatttttattttattgaacatatcattttttcaaaaacaaaagaaaaaaaaaaacaaacagaaaaagcTGGATCTTACATTGCAAGCTGATTCTTGAGTGTTTGAAGTTTCAGATCCGTCTTACCTAAGTTCAGAAGTATCTGCTGAAAAAAATCAAGTGTTCTTCATGTACTTTGGGTAATTGAGATGAAGTGCGTAGGTAAGTCCGAAGACAATGTACATGGCTTGGGGCAGGCTCTCAACAGCCATCACAATGTTTCTCTCCAAGATGATTCCCACTGAGGTTGCATTGTGGTGAAGGGACTGCGTGTGTGATGTTTTCCCGTTCATGGCAGAGGATCCCCACTGGAACATCACTGTACAAACCCCCCTCACCATCCTGCAAGAAAGAATAGTGCACAATATcacatcaccatgacaacattGTGCTACAAATAGCCTCAATAGGTACAAAGCTCATGTCAGCCGTGTCCAGTGTCTGCCCACTGCAGCAACTGCTATAGAAAATCACTCAGGACAGGTGCGAGAGTCCTCCACAACTGATAGTAGGGAGAGAACAGTGGAGGTAGAGGATGGGGAAGCAAGGAGGGGGGGATAGAGGAGAGGAGGTAGAGAAGAATCAAAGTTGCTAACAAAGCAGGCCTTGAAGGCACATGGATCATCACCGAGAATGATAGGAAGACCCCTCAGAACAAGGCATCTGGCTTGTGTCACATCCGAAGCCTGGTGGattgagagagagcagagaggacaTCACACACTTAACACAGGGTCCATGTGTTACCCTGTGTTACAAGCACATACTGGACCCCACCTGGTAACTCACAGTGTTCTTGACATTACGCATACAGGTAGTTATTTGCCTACCTCATCTACAGATCAACTAGCAAAACCTGGCAAACTAATGTGATAGATGGTAATTAATTACTCTGACAGGACTGAGGAGTTAGTTTAGGCAACTCCATTACATATAGGCTACTAAATATCAAGGAAAAGAAAGCATCTGCAAACAGGATAGCTCACATTGTCAGTACATTTATTTACACATGTTCTACTAACCTTTGTTGCATCAGGTCAGCCAAAATCTGCCCTGTAAGCCCCCCCTTTGCCTTGAAGATTTCCATGAGCCTAGGACTGTGATGGTCAAGGGCCTCATAGAACTCCAGTCTCAGGCTATTACCAGCCACCCTGCTGAACTCCAGACACACCTGAAACATGTAAAAATACAACATGTACATGTTCAAATGAGTTGATATGAGCTTTTTATGTAACAACCCAGAGTGCATTTTGATGAGTTCAACAATAAACTAAATTACACCAATAATGGATTTGTGGCCACAccttaatttttaaaaatctaatgtcACCACAGGAGTTCCATAGAATACAGCATATGAGACAAATCTATAGGCCTACCTGTTGTTCAGTAAAGAGAGCCGGCCAACGTTGACATATCTGGTTGATGGCAGGCTTGTCCTTCACAACTTCATTCCGTCTAAGATTGAATGTCAAATCCATCTTCTGCTTGATGAGAGCTCCATTTGGGGTAAAACGGTAGTGTTTGAATAGCTGCGCCCTTTTCTCGCTAACAAAAGCACAATATTTAAACTTCCACTCCATCTTCAGCTAGCTAGAGTTAGATGAGCTAAGGAAAACGACAGTTAGCTTACAGTGTAAAGCTTCTGAAGATAACTATAACTAATAGCCTAACTCACCAAATAAACACAATAGCTACATGGCATTAACTAAATgaaaacagttaaaaaaagaGGCATAACAGCCAAGAGTGGGACTAACTGCAAATTAACCAAGCTAAATCAAGAAAATAAACCTAAATAATTATGTGAGCTAGTCTGCTAGTCAACTTACCACGATGTTTGTTAAACAGTGTCTAGCTGTGTGACTGTCTCAACTGAACGTTAAGTTCACTGTCTGGAAGCAGCAGGAGTGTGCCCAAAGCAGACGCTTCAAATTGTTCTGATGAAGTTCAATTGTTCTGACTCCGGGCTCTATATTCATACAACAACACACTAAACTGTGCACACTTTGCGGGACGTTCGTTGGACAAAACTGGCGTTAACTGGATTTTTGGCGGATCGTGACATCATTGCATTACTATTAGTAACAGGCAAAACTTGATGATATTGAGTTGTCTGAGCTCAAACCAATGATTGCAATAAAATAGGCTTTTTAAAGTACAGTTTACTCAGAATTCATAATTAATGTAAAGAAATAACACAGGTTTAAGTACAACAAACTCAGTTTGAGTAAAAACATTGATTGGacttaaaaaaacacaattacTATAAGAATAGACTTGAAAAAGTTCACCTTAATCAGAATTCGCTAGtaatgtcaataaattacacagATTTAAGTAATATGAACTCAATCTCTTTGAGTCGAGTCAAAATCTGGGTTTACAGTGGATTCCAGCGCTCTGGGCAGTGTACGAACTGAGGTGGGAGTGTTGAATGTACTGAGGTCATATTATACTTATTTTTTAATTAGTctagtttttctttattttaaataatatatAGTAATATGCATTGAACGAATGTATACCACCCGACCGCCATAGTTCGTGGCACACTTAGCTGCTCTGCTATGGGGGACCGAGTCTGCTaaattgaaaaataaataaataaatatgtcaggaaataaataaatgaattcgAATTAGCAAAGAATaatgaatataaatataaaaatgtattttttgtactGATACATCTTCTGATGCATAGCTAGGGCACATCATCAGTGATGTTACCTGAGGTAATCGGGTGTTTCGGGTCTTTCAAACATCATACACCCTCACTCAGGCGACCCAGCCGAGGTTGATCAGGTCTCGGCTTTTGCCCTAGCAGCACTCGACCACGGCTCCCCTCTTCTTATCCAGAGCCACCTAGAGGATTTTTCTGCTGCCTCTGTGCTGTTAAAGATGGCTCTCTTCCTTCTCCCTCCTGTGATGCCGAGTACAGTATAGGCTCTGTACAGAGACTGCCCTGCAAAGCTCCTGCACCCTACCTCCACAGGCAAGCATCTAGCCTTCCAGCCTTTTTTGTGGCAGTCACTAACCAGGCTGTCGTACTTCCCCCTCTTCCGCTCAAAGGCCTCCTCCATGCGCTCTACCCATGGCACAGTGAGCTCTAACATAATGGTGGCCTTCGTTGCTTCTGACACCAGCACAATGTCAGGTCTGAGGGTGGTCTGAGCAATATGTTGGGGAAACTTCAGTTGGCTGCCCAAGTCCACTGATAGCTGCCAATCCTGTGCGGTGTTGAGAAGCCCTGGTGTTTCCTTGGCTGTTGCTGGCTTCTCTCCAGCTTTGATGAAGTTGATGATTTCCTTCACAGGCTTTGACCTCCGGCAGATGGTAATAGCACTACAGATGCTCTCTGCGATTGTCTTGAGCACCTGGTCATGCCGCCATCGGTATCTGCCTTCCCCTAGAGCTTTTGGGCAGCAACTGAGTATGTGCTCGAGGGTCCCTCTCCTTTGGCATAGGGGGCAAGCTGGAGAATCCACCAGGCCCCAGCAGTGCAGGTTGGATGGACTGGGGAGTACATCATAGACCGCTTGAACCAGGAACTTGATACGGTGTGGCTCTGCCTGCCATAGCTCTGCCCACGAGATCTTCCTCTCCGCTACTTGCTCCCATCTAGTCCAAGCACCTTGCTTTCTCATCCCCACTGCCCTGCTGGATCTTTCCTCCTCCACCGCTGCTCTCACCTCCTCCTGGACTAATTGCCTCTGCTCTGGCCCCTGAGCCTTGTCAAACCGGACCAAAGGGGTGGTTCCTAGTCCAGCCCTGCCTCTGGATACTGTTCCCACCAGGACTTTGTGGCGCAGACGAGACTCAGCCTGCTCCACTGCAGTCACTGCTCTCCACTTCCTGCCAGTCTTTACTGATACTCCTGCTCCAGCTACCTTTGGATCTACTGACTCTCGAAGTTGCAGAACCTCCCTCGCACGCAAAACCTTAAACTCCTCCTCGATGGATTTCAGGGGGAGTGTCAGTTTGCAGGTGTTTCAATAGAGGGTGATGCTGTTCAGGCTCCTTGGCAATCCTAACCATCTCCTCAGGTAGCGACTGATACTCCTTTCCAGCTCTGAGATGGTGGTGATCGGAAACTCATAGGTAGCAGAGGCCACAGTATCCTTGGCAGAATCCCGTGCTGATAAATCCACGACTTAAATTTCCCTGGAAGGCCCGTCTTATCCACACTCAGCAACCATCCATCTAGCTCTTCACAGGTGGTCTTGATAGAGGCCCTATCTCTGAGGCTGCTGTCAAAAAACTTCCCCAAGCTCTTGATTGGCTTCTCAGTGATGGTCGGGATTGGGGTTCCTGCGATAGAGAAGCGAAACTTCTCTGCCACTCTTCAAGACCACAGATCTTGATTTGGACGGTTTGAATGACATCCTGGCCCATGTCATCAAACTCTCCAGTCCTGCTAAGAGCCACCTGCCTCCAGGCACTGACTCCGTGGTCACTGTCAGGTCATCCATGAAGGCACGAATTGGTGGCTGGCGGACTCCAGACTTGGACTTGGGACCTCTGCACTCTGGCTTTGCAGCTTTCACAAGCATATTCATAGCCAGGGCAAACAGGATCACTGatatggtgcagcctgtgatgATGCCTTTCTCCAGCCTGTGCCACTCTGATGTAACTGGCCCTGAGGAGACCCTCAGGCTGAAGTCTCCATAGTACTCCAGGATAATATCTCTCACTCTGGCCGGAACATGGTGCCTCTCCAGAGTCTCAAAAACCAGCTTGTGTGGCATTGAGCCATATGCGTTGGACAGATCCAGCCATAACACCACCAAATCGCCCTTGTTCTCCCTGGCCTCCCTCAGGAACTGAGTGACCACTCCCGTGTGTTCTAAGCACCCTGGTACTCCAGGTATGCCCCCTTTCTGCACAGAGGTGTCGATGTACCTGTTCTTCAAGAGGAAGGCAGCCAGTCTCCTAGCAACAACACTGAAGAAAATCTTTCCTTCAACGCTAAGGAGCGAGATTATCCTGAACTGGCTGATGTTCTTGGAGTCTTCCTCTTTTGGTATCCATACACCTTCTGCAAAGTGCCACTGGTGAGCTGTTTTGCCCTTCCTCCAGATGACCCTCAAGATTTTCCAGAGGCGATGCAGCAACCTTGGACAGTGCTTGTAGACCTTGTAAGATGTTCCGCTCGGTCCAGGTGCTGAACTGGCCCTAGCTTTCCGTACCACTTCCTGTACTTCTTTCAGGAGTGGCTCCCTCAGATCAAAGGCCTCTGCTGGCTCTGGTGGTGTTATTAGGGCCTTACACTGCCCAAGCTCCTGGTCTCGGATGGGGTCGCTGAAAGTGTCGTGGAGGTGCTTGTTGACTTCCTCCTTAGTGCAGGCCAGGCGTCCACTACGCTTCTGTCCAAGGAGTCCCTTCATGAAGTGGAATGGGTTGTTGATGAAGGCAGCCCGCTTCCTGGTCCTCTCCCTTCGCCGCCTTCTGTGCTGTTCTGCTCTACGTAGCACTAGGAGCTTTCTCCTGAGGATGAGACGGAGCTGTGCCAATGGTACACGCTCTTCTTGGTCAGCTGCCTTGTGCTGCTTTTTCAAGGCCTTGAGCTCTTTCCTGATGTTGTGGATCTTGGTTGCTCTCTGGTTTTTAGTGTATGGTTGCTTGGCTGCTTTCTCCTGCTCGACACCAAACCTTTCAGCCGCCATGCTCACTGTGAtggttgtcatagtttgaagccttctctctctatccccttTAGCTGTTACTTCCAGTATCTTGTCGACGTCCTCATCGAATTTCTGCCACTCTGCAGTTTTAGAGGCTTGGGGCCATCTGACCCGTCTCATCTCAGACTGCCTGCTCCGAGGGACTGCTTGCACCACTCGGAGGCTCTGGGTACTGTGGGGTGCTTCCTGgcccagctcctcctctgtCTCACCAGATACTTGATCTGTGCATTGTAGTGTTTGCAGACGCTCCTTGCATTTCATCTTTTGATGGATCCGTAGACCCTTCTCATTCTTGCAAATCTTCCCGCACAAGCACTCTCTGCTCGTCAATGTTTGTCCAATACTGTAGTCCGTTAACCTTGATTCTGTCCGGCTGGGGATCTCATCCTCCCCCCCTCTCGGGTTCCCCTGGGGGTATAATTCCTTTCTTTGTTCCGTAGCTTCTAGGGTCCTCCTATAATTACACCTCGAAATTAAAATATCAATGAATAAAACCTtatgtaatatttattttgccatTCGTAttaatttatctatttattGATGTATTTCCTTGTCTGTatgtatttctttatttatttattgatgtaTTTCCTTGTCCgtatttatttctgtatttcctAACATTAAAATACAATAGGGTAACACtttactgtcacggtgagggggccgggtcgccaccagagggcgcgcatcccggccggcagccgatcccagcacacacccccgcgcacgcaaccactcccacagtcgcaatcaccatcatactgagcacctgtttcttgtttactttgctcttcttaagcccacaggtcgtctggtccagtgctgcacattgccgctacatgagcgtctctggtctctgcgtgtccgtcactgcgttccctacctgcgtgcgcgctacgagctttaccttgcatcacttgcagtgcgtGCTTTAGGAGCCTTactagtgtgcgctacgagctttaccttgcatcacttatagtgtgtgcgctaagagctttactggtgtgcgctacgagctttaccttgcattacttgcagtgtgtgcgctaagagctttactggtttggctgccatggacaataaacatctttctgttcaacccccgtctccggctgcctctgtcccgacgcctccggcgtcacagaatgtgcagcctggagcagccggaggcgAGGACACCTCCGCTATAGAGGTGCTGGCCCACCAAGGCATCGCCCTGAgcagacaacagcaggagctccaggaacTCCGCGCTATGGTAACCGCTCTGATGAGCTGCATCCAGGCGTTGTCAGCGCAGACGTCCACACCCTCTCCGAGACTGCGGACACCGATTCCTCCTCCCGAGCCTTACAACGAGGATCCGGAGCGCTGcgagggcttcctggtccagtgcAAACTATATTTCACCAGCATGCCCCACCTCGTGGATGCGGAGAAAGTCGCCTTTATGGTGAACCGACTGCAGGGTaaggcactggactggggagcagcccagGTCAGCGCAGAGAAACCCTGTACCCGCAGCTACGACCAGTTCGTTCACGAACTGCGCGCGGTGTTCAACCACCCTAGCCGCGGGAGGGTTTGTGGTCAGAGCCTGTTGCAGCTACGTCAGGGTCACCGTAGCGCTGCTGACTATGCCCTGGAGTTCCGGACCCTGGCCGCCAGGACCGGTTGGGATGAAGCCACCCAGACAGACGTCTTCATAGTGGGGCTGAAACCCGACCTAAGGGCGGAACTGAGCTGTCGGCCCGAGGAAGAAGACCTGACCCAGGTGGTGCACCGAGCAATAACCATCGACAGGTTGCTGCAGGTGCGAAAAAGAGGAGCGGCGCTTCTTCTCACCCCGCAGGCTCCCGTGCACACGCCGCCCGTGAGACCACGACAGTCGAGCCCATGGATTTGGGTACTACCGCCCCCCCTCTCACTCGGACCGCTGGTCCAAGGAGAGGGCGGGCTAGGGTAAGTATCTCTTTGATGGGTGGGCTGTTAACGTGTGAAGCGTCGGTGTCTTACGGGGCGGTGTCTCTACCTGTGTTTGCCCTAGTGGACTCGGGAGCCTCTGGGAACCTGATCCGGAGGAGCGTTGCCGAGCAGCTGAGGGTGCCCCTGATCCAGCTGGAGAGACGGAGACGCGTGCACGCACTGGACGGgcgacctgtgggcgggggttttatttctcaccgcactgcaccagtcaccatACACGTTCAGGGCCGAAGGGAACAGATCAGTTTTTATGTAATCCCTTCCACACGTTATTCCATCACGTTAGGTCTCCCTTGGTTTAAGCTTCACAACCCTGTCATCGACTGGTCCACGAGTAAGCTGCTAAAGTGGGTAGCGCCCCTACAGGGCACCCGGTCTCCCTcccgtgtgttcgcgcaatccAACAGCGTTGAGAGCCCTAACATCAGCTCCACCCCAGTCATTCCTGCTCCGTACCGTGATCTAGCGGAGGTGTTCAGCGCTGCCAAGGCCAACCAGTTACCACCCCAccgaccctgggactgtcacatcaccctcaaggcaggtactatgccaccgcgcggtcgagtctatccactttctcaggaagaggagtgggtctacaaccttattcgcgtacgcaagggtgatgaatggaagacggcgtttagtacctctacggggcactacgagtatcgcgtcttgccttatggcttggccTCTGCTCCGTCGTTTttccaggcgttcattaacgaggtcttaagggagtatctgaatagatgcgttgtcgcttacatcgatgacatcctgatctattctccctcctacgaccaacatgtgcgtgatgtacgggcagttctgggcacACTCTTGCGCAATCGtttgtattgcaagctcgagaagtgcgagttccacggTGCGAGTtccacggtgagggggccgggtcgccaccagagggcgcgcatcccggccagcagccgatcccagcacacaccccacgcacgcaaccactcccacagtcgcaatcaccatcatactgagcacctgtttcttgtttactttgctcttcttaagcccgcaggtcgtctggtccagtgctgcacattgccgctacatgagtGTCTCTGGTCTCTGCATGTCCATTACTGCGTTCCCTACTTGCACGcactacgagctttaccttgcatcacttgcagtgcgtGCTTTA
The genomic region above belongs to Brachyhypopomus gauderio isolate BG-103 chromosome 3, BGAUD_0.2, whole genome shotgun sequence and contains:
- the LOC143509958 gene encoding uncharacterized protein LOC143509958, producing the protein MEKEKSCGEYGKRFTEQRNPQLHQCIHTGVKPYHCSECGKSFTTQRSLQRHQRIHTGVKPYHCSECGKSFTEQSHLQAHQRIHTGEKPYHCSECGKCFTQQGHLQLHQHIHTGEKPYHCLECGKSFTEESRLKKHQRIHTGEKPYHCLECGKSFTEESSLKKHQRIHTGEKPYHCLECGKSFNTQCYLNEHQRIHTGEKPYHCLECGKSFTQQSHLHRHQRIHTGEKPYHCTECGKSFNTQCYLNEHQRIHTGEKPYHCSECGKSFTTLKHLQRHQHIHTGEKPYHCTECGKSFTTQSYLSEHQRIHTGEKLYHCSECGKSFTRLIHLQQHQHIHTEEKPYHCSECGKSFTTQRSLQLHQRIHTGEKPYHCSECGKSFTQQGHLQVHQRFHTGEKPYHCSECGKSFTTPSHLQQHHRIHTGEKPYHCSECGKSFTTQRSLQVHQRIHTGVKPYHCSECGKSFTQQGHLQVHQRIHTGEKPYHCSECEKSFTRLSHLQQHQRIHTGEKP